The following proteins come from a genomic window of Vicinamibacterales bacterium:
- a CDS encoding DUF87 domain-containing protein, whose product MTDFEKLGLFYLGREVDPVTKARRDVPLMYDSSDLVTHGVIVGMTGSGKTGLGIDLIEEAAIDGVPVIAIDPKGDLGNLLLTFPELSAAEFMPWVNPDEARRAGQSTEAFGEAEAARWSKGLEDWGQTGARIERLRAAADFALYTPGSSSGRPISIVKSFSAPEPAILNDPELLSDRVATAATSVLTLAGVNAEPLRSREHVLISTLFTEAWKAGISLDLPALIAQVQTPPITRVGVLDLESFYPARDRFALAMQLNQLLAAPGFSSWLEGEPLDIDALLYGANGRPRVSVISIAHLDDQERMFFVSLLLNELVGWMRSQRGTSSLRALVYFDEIFGFLPPVANPPSKAPLLTLLKQARAFGLGLTVATQNPVDLDYKALANAGTWMLGRLQTDRDKARVLDGLEGAAGTAGTGFDRARIDQLLSSLGKRVFMLHNVHEKEPVLFETRWTLSYLRGPLGRDEIRRLTASRPAPAQTAVPKMPQVSASAAEGRYGETSPKLAGETRASEGGPKLAGETRASEGGPLLDPAISQYFVPGGDSYVPMVLGVARVAYSDAKLGLDETREVAVVTPIGDGAVAVDWEHAEPAGFSVKDLRKAPEGASATFAALPAAAAKPRSYATWEKDFARWAAQSQSIELFKSAGTRMLSAPEESERAFRIRLNTEAREARDAALAKVRGKYASKLTTLQDRIRRAEHAVQVQSEQATGARMSTAVSIGATIFGALLGRKAVSASTLGRATTAARGMGKIGRESQDVARATETVAALTRQLAELQAALEADLQAVSAEWDVSSEVFERVLVKPKRGGVSVQLVALAWVPRT is encoded by the coding sequence GTGACGGATTTCGAGAAGCTCGGGCTGTTCTACCTGGGCCGCGAGGTCGATCCGGTTACCAAGGCCCGTCGCGACGTCCCGCTGATGTACGACTCGTCCGACCTGGTGACGCACGGAGTGATTGTCGGCATGACCGGCAGTGGCAAGACGGGGCTGGGCATCGACCTGATCGAGGAAGCCGCGATCGACGGCGTGCCGGTGATCGCGATCGATCCGAAGGGCGACCTGGGCAACCTGCTCCTGACCTTTCCGGAGTTGTCGGCGGCGGAGTTCATGCCGTGGGTAAATCCGGACGAGGCGCGGCGGGCCGGGCAATCGACGGAGGCGTTTGGCGAGGCCGAAGCGGCGCGGTGGTCGAAGGGCCTCGAAGATTGGGGCCAGACCGGCGCGCGCATCGAGCGGCTGCGGGCGGCGGCCGACTTCGCGCTCTACACGCCCGGCAGCTCGAGCGGGCGGCCCATCTCCATCGTCAAGTCGTTCTCGGCGCCGGAGCCGGCCATCCTGAACGACCCTGAGTTGCTGTCGGACCGGGTCGCGACCGCGGCGACCAGCGTGCTGACGCTGGCGGGCGTGAATGCGGAGCCCCTCCGCAGCCGCGAACACGTGCTGATCTCCACGCTCTTCACCGAGGCGTGGAAGGCGGGCATCAGCCTGGATCTGCCGGCGTTGATCGCCCAGGTTCAAACGCCGCCGATCACCAGGGTCGGCGTGCTCGACCTCGAGTCGTTCTACCCCGCCAGGGACCGCTTCGCGCTGGCCATGCAGCTCAACCAGTTGCTGGCCGCGCCCGGCTTCAGCAGCTGGCTCGAGGGCGAGCCGCTCGACATCGACGCGCTGCTCTACGGCGCCAACGGCCGCCCCCGCGTGAGCGTGATTTCCATTGCCCACCTGGACGACCAGGAGCGGATGTTCTTCGTGTCGCTGCTGCTCAACGAGCTGGTCGGGTGGATGCGCAGCCAGCGCGGCACTTCCAGCCTGCGGGCGCTCGTCTACTTCGACGAGATCTTCGGCTTTCTGCCACCGGTGGCCAACCCGCCGTCGAAGGCGCCGCTGCTCACGCTGTTGAAACAGGCGCGCGCGTTCGGCCTTGGGCTGACGGTGGCGACGCAGAATCCGGTGGACCTGGACTACAAGGCGCTCGCCAACGCCGGCACCTGGATGCTGGGCCGCCTGCAGACCGATCGCGACAAGGCGCGGGTGCTGGACGGCCTCGAGGGGGCCGCGGGAACCGCGGGCACGGGCTTCGATCGGGCCAGGATCGATCAGCTGCTCTCGTCGCTGGGCAAGCGCGTGTTCATGTTGCACAACGTGCACGAGAAGGAGCCGGTCCTCTTCGAGACGCGGTGGACGCTCTCCTACCTGCGCGGTCCTCTTGGCCGCGATGAGATACGAAGGCTCACGGCTTCACGGCCCGCACCTGCGCAGACAGCAGTGCCTAAGATGCCTCAGGTGTCCGCCTCCGCGGCCGAAGGCCGCTACGGCGAGACCTCGCCGAAGCTCGCTGGAGAAACCCGCGCGAGCGAAGGCGGGCCGAAGCTCGCTGGAGAAACCCGCGCGAGCGAAGGCGGGCCTCTTCTTGATCCGGCCATCTCGCAATATTTCGTGCCGGGCGGCGACTCGTATGTGCCCATGGTGCTCGGCGTCGCGCGCGTCGCGTATTCGGATGCCAAGCTCGGACTCGATGAGACGCGCGAGGTGGCGGTGGTGACGCCGATCGGCGACGGCGCCGTGGCCGTCGATTGGGAACACGCCGAGCCGGCCGGCTTCTCCGTGAAGGATCTGCGGAAGGCTCCGGAGGGCGCGTCGGCGACGTTCGCCGCACTGCCGGCCGCGGCCGCCAAGCCCAGGAGCTATGCGACCTGGGAGAAAGACTTCGCGCGGTGGGCGGCGCAATCGCAGTCGATCGAGCTGTTCAAGAGCGCGGGCACCAGGATGTTGTCGGCGCCCGAGGAATCGGAACGCGCCTTCCGCATCCGGCTCAACACCGAGGCCCGCGAAGCGCGGGACGCGGCGCTGGCCAAGGTCCGCGGAAAATACGCGTCGAAATTGACGACCCTCCAGGATCGCATTCGTCGGGCCGAGCACGCCGTGCAGGTCCAGAGCGAGCAGGCCACTGGCGCCAGGATGTCCACCGCGGTGTCGATTGGCGCCACCATCTTCGGCGCGCTGCTCGGACGCAAGGCCGTCAGCGCCAGCACGCTGGGCCGCGCGACCACGGCGGCGAGGGGCATGGGCAAGATCGGACGTGAATCCCAGGATGTGGCCCGCGCCACCGAGACGGTCGCGGCACTCACGCGGCAACTCGCCGAACTGCAGGCCGCGCTCGAAGCGGACTTGCAGGCGGTGTCGGCCGAGTGGGATGTCTCGTCGGAAGTCTTCGAGCGCGTGTTGGTGAAGCCGAAGCGTGGCGGTGTGTCCGTGCAACTGGTGGCCCTGGCCTGGGTGCCCCGGACGTGA